One Calditrichota bacterium genomic region harbors:
- a CDS encoding Gfo/Idh/MocA family oxidoreductase, which translates to MPEKNVRKGEPQEQQPQAGRGIGRREVLKGLASVPVLGLFVYGLLKKRSLDESRRAQILSELGLGEAPAVLPKTTGKKAGELIRLGIIGFGGRGEDLIRAAGFAHPDWVEQKRRDAERNKLDKWLEDWLKQEDLNLALTAVCDVFDVRAERGLAASKNEVRPGGAGAPLAGAKRYRHYQELLASKDVDAVIIATPDHWHAQMAIDAAQAGKHVYLEKCMTRTEEEVYRLHEAVTRSGIVFQLGHQNRQQATHAKAREIVQKGILGPITLVETTTNRNSPGGAWVYDIHKDGSPQTIDWEQFQGPAPHKVPFSLERFFRWRCWFDYGTGLSGDLLSHEYDAVNQILDLGIPHSAVASGGIYFYKDGRDVPDVFHVVFEYPERNLTLIYSATLASNRNRGKVFMGHDAAMEVGGVLTVTADYESTRFKKKIEEGIIDPSLPLFTYHPGAKGIDAVTSASEQYFASRGLLYTYREGKRVDVSHLHIKEWLDCIRNGGQPSCNIERGFEEAITCHMATKSYLEGRKVFWDPVKRRIV; encoded by the coding sequence ATTGGCAGACGCGAGGTGCTCAAGGGTTTGGCTTCGGTGCCAGTGTTGGGGCTCTTTGTCTACGGCCTGCTCAAGAAGCGCTCGTTAGATGAAAGCCGCCGTGCGCAGATTCTGTCGGAGCTCGGTCTGGGCGAGGCGCCTGCAGTGCTGCCCAAGACCACCGGCAAGAAGGCAGGCGAACTGATCCGCCTCGGCATCATCGGCTTCGGCGGCCGCGGCGAGGACCTGATCCGTGCCGCAGGCTTTGCCCACCCCGACTGGGTAGAGCAGAAGCGCCGCGACGCAGAAAGGAACAAGTTGGACAAGTGGCTGGAGGACTGGCTCAAGCAGGAAGACCTCAACCTCGCGCTGACCGCCGTGTGCGATGTGTTCGACGTGCGCGCCGAGCGCGGCTTGGCCGCCTCCAAGAACGAGGTGCGGCCTGGAGGAGCTGGCGCGCCCTTGGCAGGAGCCAAGCGCTACCGCCACTACCAGGAGCTGTTGGCCAGCAAAGACGTGGATGCGGTCATCATTGCCACGCCTGACCACTGGCACGCACAGATGGCCATCGATGCCGCCCAGGCCGGCAAACACGTCTACTTGGAAAAGTGCATGACCCGCACGGAAGAGGAGGTCTACCGGCTGCACGAGGCGGTGACGCGCAGCGGCATCGTCTTCCAGCTCGGCCACCAGAACCGCCAGCAGGCCACCCACGCCAAGGCGCGGGAGATCGTCCAGAAGGGGATCTTGGGCCCCATCACCCTGGTGGAGACCACCACCAATCGCAACTCGCCGGGCGGTGCCTGGGTGTACGACATCCACAAGGATGGCAGTCCCCAGACCATCGACTGGGAGCAGTTCCAGGGGCCGGCGCCGCACAAGGTGCCGTTTAGCTTGGAGCGCTTCTTCCGCTGGCGCTGTTGGTTCGACTATGGCACAGGCCTCTCCGGAGACCTGCTGTCGCACGAGTACGACGCCGTCAACCAGATCCTCGACCTCGGCATTCCCCACTCGGCGGTGGCCTCCGGCGGCATTTACTTCTACAAGGACGGCCGCGACGTGCCAGACGTCTTCCACGTGGTCTTTGAGTACCCCGAGCGCAACCTGACGCTCATTTACAGCGCCACACTGGCCAGCAACCGCAATCGCGGCAAGGTCTTCATGGGGCATGACGCCGCCATGGAGGTTGGCGGCGTTCTGACCGTGACTGCCGACTATGAGTCCACGCGCTTCAAGAAGAAGATTGAGGAGGGGATCATCGACCCCTCGCTGCCGCTCTTCACCTATCACCCGGGGGCCAAGGGCATCGATGCGGTGACTTCGGCCAGCGAGCAGTACTTCGCCTCGCGGGGGCTCCTGTACACCTATCGCGAGGGCAAGCGGGTGGACGTCTCCCACCTGCACATCAAGGAGTGGTTAGACTGCATTCGCAACGGCGGGCAACCCAGCTGCAACATCGAGCGCGGGTTTGAGGAGGCCATCACCTGCCACATGGCCACCAAGTCGTATTTGGAGGGACGCAAGGTCTTCTGGGATCCGGTCAAGCGGAGAATTGTCTGA